Proteins encoded within one genomic window of Halorussus salilacus:
- a CDS encoding PadR family transcriptional regulator has product MSEAQTLTETSTARNLTAFQQNILTILSEEPMYGLAIKRELEEFYGEEVNHGRLYPNLDTLVEKGYVEKSELDKRTNQYELTDEGLAVVVDALQWKLSKFVTDDERAEQVRDLVADNE; this is encoded by the coding sequence ATGTCAGAGGCACAGACACTCACAGAGACGAGTACCGCTCGCAACCTCACCGCCTTCCAGCAGAACATCCTGACCATCCTCTCCGAGGAACCGATGTACGGTCTCGCCATCAAGCGCGAGTTGGAGGAGTTCTACGGTGAGGAAGTCAACCACGGCCGCCTCTACCCCAACCTCGATACCCTCGTCGAGAAGGGGTACGTCGAGAAGAGCGAACTCGACAAGCGGACGAACCAGTACGAACTGACCGACGAGGGCCTCGCGGTGGTCGTCGACGCCCTCCAGTGGAAGCTCTCGAAGTTCGTCACCGACGACGAGCGCGCCGAGCAG
- a CDS encoding inorganic diphosphatase: MTNLWEDLETGPNPPEEIYAVVECLKGERNKYEYDKDIPGVMLDRVLHSNVHYPSDYGFIPQSYYDDEDPFDVLVLVEDQTFPGCVIEARPVALMKMDDDGEQDDKVIAVPSEDPRYDHIQDLEDVPQQTLDEIDEFFATYKNLEAGKEVETQGWEDKQAAKDAIEHAMDLYEQTFA; the protein is encoded by the coding sequence ATGACGAACCTCTGGGAAGATCTGGAGACCGGACCGAACCCGCCCGAGGAGATCTACGCGGTCGTCGAGTGTCTCAAAGGCGAGCGCAACAAGTACGAGTACGACAAGGACATCCCCGGCGTGATGCTCGACCGCGTCCTCCACAGCAACGTCCACTACCCGAGCGACTACGGATTCATCCCCCAGTCGTACTACGACGACGAGGACCCCTTCGACGTGCTGGTCCTCGTCGAGGACCAGACGTTCCCCGGGTGTGTCATCGAGGCCCGTCCGGTCGCGTTGATGAAGATGGACGACGACGGCGAGCAGGACGACAAGGTCATCGCGGTTCCCTCCGAGGACCCCCGTTACGACCACATTCAGGACCTCGAAGACGTCCCCCAGCAGACCCTCGACGAGATAGACGAGTTCTTCGCGACCTACAAGAACCTCGAAGCTGGCAAGGAGGTCGAGACCCAGGGCTGGGAGGACAAGCAGGCCGCGAAGGACGCCATCGAGCACGCCATGGACCTCTACGAGCAGACGTTCGCGTAG
- a CDS encoding DHH family phosphoesterase — translation MAFGSPLDGAEMVVMAATLLLSGGLVFYAAQTFNDWRRDGERAPVDALKNTVAGQNRVALVVPDGPSIDALAAAVGLQALCREWGVTARLFAEGAVTGEDSKTFCNIFDLELTEVGETGDDLTDCDAAIAVGGGGGVPRLSNNPPVVAVVRHRPTAEENILTVTPTDDGATSTTVARLLDQEMVIPDQRVATALLYGVRAGTREFRRANGQHDYEAAGFLHTYADLGRIEDLRSPGMSGDTFDVISDAIANRERRASFAATNVGSVPAVSALEEAADTMLRLEGVSTAAVFGIHEETIVVSCRAEDVRTNALDILDTAFENSETTGGNTDSATARVPLGLFAQVDGEHEETLDMLIDTSTRKSLFEAFESS, via the coding sequence ATGGCGTTCGGGTCTCCGCTCGACGGTGCCGAGATGGTCGTCATGGCAGCCACGCTTCTGCTCTCGGGCGGGCTGGTCTTCTACGCCGCCCAGACGTTCAACGACTGGCGGCGCGACGGCGAGCGGGCACCGGTCGACGCGCTCAAGAACACGGTCGCCGGACAGAACCGGGTCGCGCTCGTCGTCCCCGACGGCCCGAGCATCGACGCCCTCGCCGCGGCGGTCGGCCTGCAGGCGCTCTGTCGGGAGTGGGGCGTCACCGCCCGACTGTTCGCCGAGGGCGCGGTGACCGGCGAGGACAGCAAGACGTTCTGCAACATCTTCGACCTCGAACTCACCGAGGTCGGCGAGACCGGCGACGACCTCACCGACTGCGACGCCGCAATCGCGGTCGGCGGCGGGGGCGGCGTCCCCCGGCTCTCGAACAACCCCCCGGTCGTCGCGGTCGTCCGCCACCGGCCCACCGCCGAGGAGAACATCCTCACCGTGACGCCGACCGACGACGGCGCGACCTCGACCACGGTCGCGCGCCTGCTCGACCAGGAGATGGTGATTCCCGACCAGCGAGTCGCCACCGCGCTGCTCTACGGGGTCCGGGCCGGGACTCGGGAGTTCCGCCGGGCGAACGGCCAGCACGACTACGAGGCCGCGGGGTTCCTCCACACCTACGCCGACCTCGGTCGCATCGAGGACCTCCGGTCGCCGGGCATGAGCGGCGACACCTTCGACGTGATCAGCGACGCGATAGCCAACCGCGAGCGGCGCGCGAGCTTCGCGGCGACCAACGTCGGGTCTGTTCCCGCGGTGTCGGCGCTGGAGGAGGCCGCCGACACGATGCTCCGGCTGGAGGGCGTCTCGACCGCCGCCGTCTTCGGCATCCACGAGGAGACCATCGTGGTCTCTTGCCGCGCCGAGGACGTCCGCACCAACGCCCTCGACATCCTCGACACCGCCTTCGAGAACAGCGAGACCACCGGCGGGAACACCGACTCGGCGACCGCGCGCGTCCCGCTCGGCCTGTTCGCGCAGGTGGACGGCGAACACGAGGAGACTCTCGACATGCTCATCGACACGAGCACCCGGAAGTCGCTGTTCGAGGCGTTCGAGAGTTCGTGA
- a CDS encoding alkaline phosphatase family protein produces MGLFDRLRGDDKPRVAFFGIDGVPYSFLEDHFDEFENLATLADEGSAGPIDSIVPPESSACWPSLTTGVNPGETGVYGFQDREIGSYDTYVPMGRDVQATRVWDRVQESGRDATVMNVPVTFPPQRNVQRMVSGFLSPGVDKAAYPDEMREQLESVGYRIDANAKLGHDEDKSEFIENAHETLDARYEAFKHYLQEDDWDLFFGVFMTTDRVNHFLFKHYEDDGEYREEFLDFYRKLDRYLGEIRQNLPDDVTMLVASDHGFTSLDYEFYANTWLEREGWLSFEDDDHEELGDITDDTEAYSLIPGRFYINLEGREPRGSVPESEYEDKRAQLKEALENLEGPDGRKVVERVVEKEEAFHGDHDDIAPDLVAIPNYGFDLKAGFKGHDDAFGQGPRNGMHSFDNASLFVDDPEANVEDVDLFDIAPTILDLLEADYDAAEFDGRSLV; encoded by the coding sequence ATGGGTCTCTTCGATAGGCTCCGTGGAGACGATAAGCCACGCGTTGCCTTCTTCGGTATCGACGGCGTGCCGTACAGCTTTCTCGAGGACCACTTCGACGAGTTCGAGAACCTCGCTACCCTCGCCGACGAGGGGTCGGCCGGGCCGATAGACAGCATCGTCCCGCCCGAGTCCTCGGCGTGCTGGCCCTCCCTCACCACCGGAGTCAACCCCGGTGAGACCGGCGTCTACGGCTTCCAGGACCGCGAAATCGGGAGCTACGACACCTACGTCCCGATGGGTCGAGACGTGCAGGCGACCCGGGTCTGGGACCGGGTGCAGGAGTCGGGGCGAGACGCCACGGTGATGAACGTCCCCGTCACCTTCCCGCCCCAGCGCAACGTCCAGCGGATGGTCTCGGGGTTCCTCTCGCCGGGCGTGGACAAGGCGGCGTACCCCGACGAGATGCGCGAGCAACTCGAATCGGTCGGATACAGAATCGACGCCAACGCGAAACTCGGCCACGACGAGGACAAATCGGAGTTCATCGAGAACGCCCACGAGACGCTCGACGCCCGCTACGAGGCGTTCAAGCACTACCTGCAGGAGGACGACTGGGACCTCTTTTTCGGCGTGTTCATGACGACCGACCGGGTCAACCACTTCCTGTTCAAGCACTACGAGGACGACGGCGAGTACCGCGAGGAGTTCCTCGACTTCTACCGGAAGCTCGACCGCTACCTCGGCGAGATTCGACAGAACCTTCCCGACGACGTGACGATGCTGGTCGCGTCCGACCACGGATTCACCTCGCTTGACTACGAGTTCTACGCCAACACCTGGCTCGAACGGGAGGGCTGGCTCTCCTTCGAGGACGACGACCACGAGGAACTGGGCGACATCACCGACGACACCGAGGCCTACTCGCTCATCCCCGGCCGGTTCTACATCAACCTCGAAGGCCGCGAACCCCGAGGAAGCGTCCCCGAGAGCGAGTACGAGGACAAACGCGCCCAGCTCAAGGAGGCACTCGAAAACCTCGAAGGCCCCGACGGCCGGAAGGTGGTCGAGCGCGTGGTCGAGAAGGAGGAGGCATTCCACGGCGACCACGACGACATCGCGCCCGACCTCGTCGCCATCCCCAACTACGGCTTCGACCTCAAGGCCGGGTTCAAGGGCCACGACGACGCGTTCGGGCAGGGTCCGCGAAACGGGATGCACAGCTTCGACAACGCCTCGCTGTTCGTCGACGACCCCGAGGCGAACGTCGAGGACGTCGACCTCTTCGACATCGCGCCCACCATCCTCGACCTGCTGGAGGCCGACTACGACGCCGCGGAGTTCGACGGCCGGAGCCTGGTGTAG
- a CDS encoding formate/nitrite transporter family protein translates to MVDPDQSDPDAEPDERVREAVERSRSGAPAAGSVVRDRFTTDEVFQRILAAADEEITSGSRELFFSALAGGFAITITFMLYVSMSASTDSHPVLSALLYPLGFIYIIIGGYQLYTENTLPPVALTLERVASIPAMLRNWTVVLAGNFAGGAAGAAALAFGGVLSPEAATKAAEIAQHGVETGWWSLFAKAAFAGLIVAGVVWVEYAARDTISRVVVVYLAFLAIPLGDLFHSVVSFTEMLYLVLLGDFAFLPGMTEFVLPVLLGNTVGGVVLVTVVNYFQTTERRLESARFEGADRQLSLREWVFGGLVGRAYVPLIDTGEAHPAANPDRYRVVVPISNPRTESRLVDLACTVASQHEDAVVHAVHIVQLPTRGTQGYGADQRERIVAESERHLADIGATAESYGVDYETSTVVSHRSFEELFDIAERERADLVVMGWDDKRPWTGRAERSLGELTNSLPCDFLVFKDRGLDPSKLLIPTAGGPHCDLNAAVARAFRATADAEVTVLHIVDGPDEREAGEAFLEEWAADNDLGDARLVVDDSGDVEAAIEREAADHSLLFMGATERGLLARLATDSLHFDVVDDTRTSVVLAERATRRSLVERLFGR, encoded by the coding sequence ATGGTAGACCCCGACCAGTCTGACCCCGACGCCGAACCGGACGAGCGAGTCCGGGAAGCGGTCGAACGCTCCCGGAGCGGCGCGCCAGCGGCCGGGTCGGTCGTTCGCGACCGGTTCACGACCGACGAGGTGTTCCAGCGCATCCTCGCGGCCGCCGACGAGGAGATCACCTCGGGGAGCCGCGAACTGTTCTTCAGCGCGCTCGCGGGTGGTTTCGCCATCACCATCACGTTCATGCTGTACGTCTCGATGTCGGCCTCGACCGACAGCCACCCGGTGTTGAGCGCGTTGCTGTACCCGTTGGGGTTCATCTACATCATCATCGGCGGCTACCAACTCTACACCGAGAACACGCTCCCGCCGGTCGCGCTCACGCTCGAACGGGTGGCGAGCATCCCCGCGATGTTGCGCAACTGGACGGTCGTGCTCGCGGGGAACTTCGCTGGCGGCGCGGCCGGGGCGGCCGCGCTCGCGTTCGGCGGCGTCCTCTCGCCGGAGGCCGCGACCAAGGCGGCCGAGATCGCCCAGCACGGCGTCGAGACCGGCTGGTGGTCGCTGTTCGCGAAGGCCGCCTTCGCGGGGCTCATCGTCGCGGGCGTCGTCTGGGTGGAGTACGCCGCCCGCGACACCATCTCGCGGGTGGTCGTGGTGTATCTCGCCTTCCTTGCGATTCCGCTCGGCGACCTGTTCCACTCGGTGGTCTCGTTCACCGAGATGCTCTATCTCGTTCTCTTGGGTGACTTCGCCTTCCTGCCCGGGATGACCGAGTTCGTCCTTCCGGTCCTGCTGGGCAACACCGTCGGCGGGGTGGTCCTCGTCACCGTGGTCAACTACTTCCAGACCACCGAACGCCGCCTCGAATCCGCGCGGTTCGAGGGGGCAGACAGACAGCTCTCGCTTCGCGAGTGGGTGTTCGGCGGGCTGGTCGGCCGGGCGTACGTCCCCCTCATCGACACCGGCGAGGCCCACCCGGCTGCGAATCCCGACCGATACAGGGTGGTCGTGCCCATCTCGAACCCCCGGACCGAATCGCGGCTGGTCGATCTCGCCTGTACGGTCGCCAGCCAGCACGAGGACGCGGTCGTCCACGCGGTCCACATCGTCCAGCTTCCGACCCGTGGCACACAGGGGTACGGTGCCGACCAGCGCGAGCGCATCGTCGCCGAGTCCGAGAGGCATCTGGCCGACATCGGCGCGACGGCCGAGAGCTACGGCGTCGACTATGAGACCTCGACGGTGGTCTCGCACCGCTCGTTCGAGGAGCTGTTCGACATCGCCGAGCGCGAGCGCGCCGACCTCGTGGTGATGGGCTGGGACGACAAGCGGCCGTGGACGGGGCGAGCCGAGCGCTCGCTCGGCGAACTCACCAACAGCCTCCCCTGTGACTTCCTCGTGTTCAAGGACCGCGGCCTCGACCCCTCGAAGTTGCTCATCCCGACCGCGGGCGGTCCCCACTGCGACCTGAACGCCGCGGTGGCGCGGGCGTTCCGCGCCACCGCCGACGCGGAGGTGACGGTCCTCCACATCGTCGACGGGCCGGACGAGCGCGAGGCTGGCGAGGCGTTCCTCGAAGAGTGGGCGGCCGACAACGACCTCGGCGACGCGAGGCTCGTCGTCGACGACTCGGGCGACGTGGAAGCCGCCATCGAGCGCGAGGCCGCCGACCACTCGCTGTTGTTCATGGGCGCGACCGAACGAGGGTTGCTCGCGCGGCTCGCGACCGACTCGCTACACTTCGACGTGGTCGACGACACGAGAACGTCGGTCGTACTCGCCGAGCGCGCGACCCGTCGGAGCCTCGTCGAACGGCTGTTCGGCCGGTGA
- a CDS encoding tubulin/FtsZ family protein yields the protein MKVVLIGVGQAGGKLTQKLAEYDQRMGFGAVKGALAVNSARTDLQSLDLDTVLIGQDRVKGHGVGGDNELGAEVMQSDATEVMDALDGRITAEAEAIFVVAGLGGGTGSGGAPVLARELNRVYEIPVYGLGILPGRGEGAMYQANAGRSLMTLVREADATLLIDNDAWHSSGESVGEAFESINQNIAQRVGLLFASGEAVEGVGESVVDSSEVINTLRSGGIATLGFASAEASDEAEENINTVTSTTRRALLSNLSLPNAVEADSGLLVVAGQPEAIPRKGVERARKWMEDETGSLQVRGGDFPLDSGRLASLILLGGVERSDRVEEFMERAKQASKQADEPERDPAEQFHNDELDDLI from the coding sequence ATGAAAGTCGTCCTGATTGGTGTCGGACAAGCCGGGGGGAAGTTGACTCAGAAGCTAGCCGAGTACGACCAGCGGATGGGATTCGGCGCGGTCAAAGGCGCGCTCGCGGTCAACTCCGCGAGGACCGACCTCCAGTCGCTCGACCTCGACACGGTGCTGATCGGTCAGGACCGCGTGAAGGGCCACGGCGTCGGCGGCGACAACGAACTCGGCGCGGAGGTCATGCAGAGCGACGCGACCGAGGTGATGGACGCTCTCGACGGCCGCATCACCGCCGAGGCCGAGGCCATCTTCGTCGTCGCCGGACTCGGCGGCGGCACCGGGTCGGGCGGCGCGCCCGTCCTCGCGCGCGAACTCAATCGCGTCTACGAGATTCCGGTCTACGGCCTCGGCATCCTGCCGGGCAGGGGCGAGGGCGCGATGTATCAGGCCAACGCCGGGCGGTCGCTGATGACCCTCGTCCGGGAGGCCGACGCGACCCTGCTCATCGACAACGACGCGTGGCACTCCTCGGGCGAGAGCGTCGGCGAGGCGTTCGAGTCCATCAACCAGAACATCGCCCAGCGTGTCGGTCTGCTGTTCGCCTCGGGCGAGGCGGTCGAGGGGGTCGGCGAGAGCGTGGTCGACTCCAGCGAGGTCATCAACACCCTCCGGTCGGGCGGCATCGCCACGCTCGGATTCGCGAGCGCGGAAGCCAGCGACGAGGCCGAGGAGAACATCAACACCGTGACTTCGACGACCCGGCGGGCGCTCCTCAGCAACCTCAGCCTGCCGAACGCGGTCGAGGCCGACTCGGGCCTGCTGGTCGTGGCGGGCCAGCCCGAGGCCATCCCGCGGAAGGGCGTCGAGCGCGCCCGAAAGTGGATGGAAGACGAGACCGGGAGCCTGCAGGTCCGGGGCGGGGACTTCCCGCTCGACAGCGGTCGGCTCGCGTCGCTCATCCTGCTCGGCGGGGTCGAACGCTCCGACCGAGTCGAGGAGTTCATGGAGCGCGCGAAACAGGCCAGCAAGCAGGCCGACGAACCCGAGCGCGACCCGGCCGAGCAGTTCCACAACGACGAGCTAGACGACCTGATCTGA
- a CDS encoding DUF7310 family coiled-coil domain-containing protein, whose protein sequence is MSEPDALDERLRAVERALTDGDRDLTDLRTGAELTREVEALCERLDDAEDRLDELDAATQALRGYVGSVRAVNESVERRADAALAKAESLETDRQSRSGRDSGADSDFASDSDPGLARHPGPTCDCERRRADPSEWPGTEAETAPDESPGLLARLAEALS, encoded by the coding sequence ATGTCCGAACCGGACGCACTGGACGAGCGACTCCGCGCCGTCGAGCGCGCGCTCACCGACGGCGACCGCGACCTGACCGACCTCAGAACCGGCGCGGAACTGACCCGCGAGGTCGAGGCGCTCTGCGAGCGCCTCGACGACGCGGAGGACCGACTCGACGAACTCGACGCCGCGACGCAGGCGCTCAGGGGCTACGTCGGGAGCGTCCGGGCGGTCAACGAGTCTGTCGAGCGCCGGGCCGACGCCGCACTCGCGAAGGCCGAGTCGCTCGAAACCGACCGCCAGTCCCGTTCCGGCCGGGATTCGGGGGCCGACTCCGACTTCGCATCCGACTCCGACCCCGGACTCGCCCGCCACCCCGGTCCCACCTGCGACTGCGAGCGTCGCCGGGCCGACCCCTCGGAGTGGCCGGGGACCGAGGCCGAGACTGCGCCAGACGAGTCTCCCGGCCTGCTCGCCAGACTCGCGGAGGCGCTGTCGTGA